The stretch of DNA ATAGCTTGTTTGTTGGGTTGCTCTTATTTGgtttggttgtgttgtgaatgtaatttgtttctctctttcattatatttatttacacattAACCTTTGAAGTTTGTCTAAATAGTTATGGTCCTGCAGATCACTTAATGAGCTAGTTCTTGTGAGTAAACTATTGCAGGTCTTactatatttaaattaaaatacacTGTTCTTTCGCAGGTGCTGCTAAtgctgttgttgttgtttttgttgacaacaacaattacttttattaattGAAAACCacaaattactattattacttacaaattacaagaaacgtggactgttttgttactacatgctcagtatgtcagtatgtgaatatatatatatatatctctttttttccaaaaataaatacattaatatttttttttgcattgtttgtatttgcatagtAAAATGAACAAccatctatgcaacacaaaagatctgaataagattatttttttcaataagaatcggaaTATCAggtcggtatctgaatcggctggtgaatttagaattggGGCATCTCTAGTATGTATACCATAGAAGAATAGACATGTAGCCATTGACCTAATTTAATTTTGTAGACTGTGAATAAAAGAGGGAAGGAGGAAGTTATTACAGCTCAAAAATTTATCATAGCCACTGGACTACGGCCCAGGATTCTAGACATTCCAGGCTCCGAGTTTGTCATCACAAGGTAAACGGGTTTAACggttgtatttatttgtataatacaataattatatcATGGCTTGCACTGGTACTGCCAGCCATACTCACATTAATTTCTGTTGTTCACGCTGCTCAGACTGCCATGTTAATGATGTGTTAACGCTATGTTAATTTAACATTGGTTAAGATTAGGGTTATCACAAAGGCATGTTAAATTGATTGGCTCAAGCGTGTCCTCGTACTGCAGTACTGCAGTACGAGGACTTAACGAAGCTGATcatgaaagtttaaaataaacagGCTACCTGTACAGGTAACAGGCTGTAACAGGCTACCTTTTGTGTTTCTATAATGCTTGGGCAtcataaaaacaacacaaattATAGCCAAATGTTGACTTTGCTAGTGTAAATGATTCGGCTGTTACCCTTTATGGCTCGACAAAGAAATAACTctatttaaagtgtttttgcacaaatatattgtatatatttgtgcAAATATACACATGTTACGCAAATACATACAAATGCATATATTTgtgcaaatatataaatgaatacagTCAATATGTGTGCAACAAACAATTGCATATAATGAGACTTTCATGTGCTCTGCCACTCGCTGGGCTCCTTATACCTATATCGTCTATATAACAATGAAAAACGTTGATGGTGCAAAACGTAGATGGTGTTATCATTTGTAGATTACACACAAGTTGTAATACAGTCTTTTGTGATATAGATAACCTCTTCAGCTGCGCCATATTAGTCTATCAATATTTTCTCATCAATATTAGACTGTCAAATGATGTTAATCATTGCTATTGTAGCGATGACTTATTTTCACTTTCATACTGTCCTGGCAAAACACTCTGTGTCGGCGCGTCCTATATTTCCCTCGAGTGTGGGGGCTTCCTCGCTGGCATCGGCCTAGACGTTACAGTCATGGTTAGGTCGATACTTCTACGAGGCTTCGATCAGCAGTGTGCCGAACTCATCGGCAAGTACATGGGGAACAATGGTGTGAAGTTTCAGCGACACTGTGTGCCAACCAAGGTAGGTGCTCCAAGCAACATAAACACTTGAGCTTATTCGGTTGTTTATGCCTTCTCGAAGTTATGTTTACGTACAGACGTACAGAGGCTTCTGTCAGTTTTTTCTGTGTGAGAGCTAACCTTAACTCTCTATAGTAACAAGTTAGTGTGAAGGTCGTCACCCTGACTTGCTTCTCTGCCAAAATCAAATAAACATTATTTGTTACTAATTAGTAGTTTGTTAAGTGTTTATTATATGAATTATGGCAACACATAAATGTGAAGCTTAGGATGTTTTTCTACCCAcgaatattaataaatatctaCTGATATTTGCCTTTTTAGCAACATAACTGTACTTGCACATTATGATGAAAAATCCGATAAAAACAAGTTTATATTTGTCAACAATTTTGGCCAAATCTAACTCGACTTGTGAACACGTGTACGTACTTTTGTACGTACATGTGGACCCCGTCATACGACATTAATTTGTTCTGGTGTTGGCCTCGTCAGGCAAAAATGTCGTATAAAtgggtataaaaacccatagcaattatctaatgcaaacacccctagtaaaaagcattaaaattttatatgcgtactgtacatattaaaaattactaacTGTATAGCATATTAACCATAATgactataattacctacagtaacttacaGTGGTTATAATTTGttactaatatttaatatgCACAGTATAATATACAGTCATGATGTTTGTTCATCTTGCACTCGACtcgcattagataattactatagacTCCTATAGCCCTCCATAAGACATTTTCGCCTTTTGATCCAACACCAGAACGAATTAATGTTGTATGATGGGGggtatttttatcattaaatgAACAGAGTGCGTACCCTAGAGATGTCAATATCATGTCTTGCCCTTTCCAAGGCACTCTAAGCCATCTACACAGGCAATAAAGTGTAGGGGAAAGTAAGGCTTGTGTTTGCTGTGACTAATGAAAAGAAGCAGTTTCATCTAGTCAGAGTTTCCAAATTCTTAGAGCGGTTGAAAAATCAGCCAGCAAAAATTCACGTGGCTAAAGTTATCTGGCGGAAAATTAACTGGGCAAATTTATCTGACggaaaattggcaaaacttagTGTCATGTACTATGTActtatgtacgtatgtacttaTGTACTATGCTTTAACCTTTTCATCACATTAAATTCTCTGCAACTTTGAGGTGTCAATTAATACATTTCATAGTACATACCTCTGCACCTAGGAGATTTAAATAGTCTGAGAAACAACCATATTGGCCTAATAAGGTAATTAAATGTATGTTCCATACAACCACAACTTTAGGCTCTACAAAATTGACTCAAATGTTAGTCTAAAGCAAAAGGCAATCACTCATTATCACGGTTTCCATGATGCGCGTGATgtgcaaatttgagccaatttcGCGAGTTAATCGCATTGTGGAaattcgcaagctaagcgagttgtGCGATTCGTAAAAATTTATTGAATAATTCAAGCTTGTGGAATAATGGAAACAGTACTTGCGAATGATGCCCATTAGAATACGGCGCCAGCTAtgcaattttaaacatttttaatacttCCGTTTGTCCATTCTCTATTGAATCTTGTGTTTGCGGCGCTAATACGTGCATCGCTAAAtattaacttatagcgtacaattccTTAGCTTGTTTCAACGCCGGAGTTGAAATACGTTGTTTGCGACggagtcaatccgcatcatgcaAGTCATGGAAACGGTGATTGTTAGAATATTGGCCTGCACAGACTCAGTCTGAATTTAATTTTCTGTGTCTCTGTCATCAGTTCCAACTCCAAGTTCCAACTCCAAGCCTAATATATAAACCTACACTTATGCTTTCAGCTGTTCCAAACATTCACTGATTTTGTTTCTGAAAGATTTTACTCAGACCTTAAAACATAATGTACTACTGACCCACATAACCTAGCAATCTACTAGTATGTCTAATACTATGATGTAAGGATGATATGGCTATTTTGGTATGCAACTATAAACTTACTTCATGAATAAATGAATACTAGGAAACTCCTGTACTATTCAGTTGGtgtaaaatatttactgttaattatattaaatttgtattgtaaaattatatttgtCTGTTACTGTCAATTATTCCCATTTTTCCTAAATTTTTACCTCTACTTCTTGCCGGCTGGCAGATATTAATTTCGCTCCTGGCAAAAAGCCATCCCTGTAATTATGTTTAGCAAACCGAAATATGTGTCTGTATGCGATTGGTAGATAGAGAAGCTAAAGAGTAGTACGGAAGACACGCCTGGTCTCTACCGAGTTACATCCAAAAGCACCGATGGAAACGAACATGTAGAAGAGTACAACACTGTGAGTTAAACATTGACACCTGCCAATGCTGACCACATATCTTTACAACCACTAAACAGGTGGCGTAGCTGACAAGAGCCTTGTCTTGCAGATACTCATGGCCATCGGTCGAGAGGCTTGCACAGATGACCTTGGATTAGAGACAGTCGGTGTCCTCTTGGACAGCAAGAGCAAGAAGTTGATTGGTTCAGAGGCGGAGCAGACAAACATCGCTCATGTGTATGGCATTGGAGATGTGCTGCAGGACAAGCCAGAGTTAACACCAGTCGCTATACAGGCTGGGAGACTGCTTTCCAGGAGACTCTTTGGTGGCCAGAAAGAGCTAGTAAGTCAAAAACATGTTGCACATATCTTTACTGCAAAGTATCTGGATGGTCCATCACCTAGCTTCAGCTGCCAAGCAACTTGCTAGTCCTTGAGAACCTTTTTGCTGCCAACCTTTTTGCTCATAGGCTACGCCTATTTTCTTTCATCAAACACATGTAGCAGCTCATAGCAGTGCTATTGCATGCTTGTTGCTTCCCGTGCCCGATTCTCCCACTTTTGTGGACTTTGCTTGTTGGATCAGCTACATAAATCTGGCTTACTCGCTTTGCAAATCTCTTTGTTGTGTCTTTATGGAACTTTTGTGTGATATTATGGGATTACTTACGCTCTTTTATATGAGATTACCTGCGCTCTTGTGTGTGAGATTACCTGCACTCTTGTGTATGAGATTACCTGCACTCTTGTGTATGAGATTACCTGCGCTCTTGTGTATGAGATTACCTGCACTCTTGTGTATGAGATTACCTGCGCTCTAGTGTATGAGATTACCTGCGCTTTTGTGTATGAGATTACCTGCGCTCTTGTGTATGAGATTACCTGCACTCTTGCGTATGAGATTACCTGCACTCTTGTGTATGAGATTACCTGCACTCTTGTGTATGAGATTACCTGCGCTCTTGTGTATGAGATTACCTGCGCTCTTGTGTATGAGATTACCTGCGCTCTTGTGTATGAGGTTACCTGCGCTCTTGTGTATGAGATTACCTGCGCTCTTGTGTATGAGATTACCTGCGCTCTTGTGTATGAGATTACCTGCGCTCTTATGTATGAGATTACCTGCGCTCTTGTGTATGAGATTACCTGCGCTCTTGTGTATGAGATTACCTGCGCTCTTGTGTATGAGATTACCTGCGCTCTTGTGTATGAGATTACCTGCGCTCTTGTGTATGAGATTACCTGCGCTCTTGTGTATGAGATTACCTGCGCTCTTGTGTATGAGATTACCATGGACTACTTGTCTCTACTTCAGACTGACTATTCAAACATAGCTACTACAGTATTCACTCCCCTCGAGTATGGCTGCATTGGATTGTCTGAGGAGGAGGCCCTCGCCAAATATGGTGCAGAAGACCTAGAAGTCTACCACAGCCACTTCACACCCCTCGAGTGGACCGTCCCTCATCGCGAGGAGAATGCCTGTTATGCAAAACTTATATGCGTCAAGTCTTTAAAGGTATGTGTTGTTGTACTGTTTGTACATTTttaaaggtcgacttgcaacaaaaattcacattacagttatttgttatcaaaagattcaccatgtcttactactCTGTTATGCTGtatgtgccaaatatgtggaaatgtgattacaagctttgaaaaactcaaaaacgaacagttaatcgcgcccatcatgaaaccgccgtagataggaatcagtttatttctctgacgtggtcattacatttggttattgttttgtcatgtgatgttctcacgtgatttgaaaggccaatagaaggctcaatataaaacttttcgtagcactagtttatgacaaacactttgggttttaccgaagaccccgtatcaaatatagatgctcgctacttgacagttttgtttcggcttggtctaatcgtctagtcgtaatctgatcatgtgacccatacttcgcaaatattttctgcagtatttttcgattatcacaggtgaccaacagactcgtcttGTTTATCAGacgatgatatgtactccttcgagctaaggttaaaaaattaaacgaattttcacggtaggatataagatatcagtgctgaaagtgacagcattacaatgacgatgaaatagacgcggaAGAACACTAGACATAATTTTattgaagtgtatttgtgaaaatatttcgacgatcGAGGTTGcctgaaagtgtaaacagaagccatcctgtaacaactacgtcacatttgagccgatttggaaagagaatctaaactacggcagtctcgtgtggctgcgattaactgttcgttttttagcttataagagcttttaatcacattcccatatatttggcacctacaacacagcagagtaaaacatggtgaatcttatgataccaaataactgtaatgtgaatttcgttgcaaggcaACCTTTAAGCTGGCTCAGTTTTAGACTGAAAGTTATTTGTGGTATTGCGACCTGCTTGAGTCAATGTCTGCAGGAATAATGAGATTCTAACTTTGATTTTAAATAGTCACACTTCAACTTTTCGAAAACtctaaaaaacctaaaaaaattATGACCATTTACAAAAGTAATCAAATGAATTATTAATTAGTTTTATGGTAGAATCATTTTTGTTACATTATGTATACGACATCTTATGAGGTATGTAAAAACCTCACTCAAGTATGTAAAAACCAAAGCCTTCACCACTTTTAAACCTGAGTTATCCTCACGAAAGATTCACCGATTGAATGATCAAGTAGATAACTGAAAGACTTCTAAACCATAGATGTCTGTAGGGGAATCATTTTACTGAACAAAGAGAGTTCACAAGTGTCGTTCTAAGCTCAgatgtttactataatatgatGTTCCATTGACATCTATGAGTTTATAAAATGGCGAACTTCCCTCAGTGTAAGTACTTACAATAGAAGGCTAGCCATAGGCCATGGCCACTACATTTTAAAACGCTCAAAGGCATACATTATACCGTAGCATCGTATTGTGACGATGTTTTCTAGTAGTTCAAAATCGATATCAGAAACATTTCTATGGTATAATAAGGTGGGTGTAATGATCTTCATCTGATAGACAGCCACAGTTCTCTGCAAATAACCAGAAGGTTAGGAGCAATGAGATTTGAAAGCCAGCACTAAATAGATCCTAATGTAGGATTTGAAGTACAGTATTTGTTAGTTGAATAAAGTTGCTACAATGATGCGCCAGCGTTTGCTGTCGAGAAGAAAACTTCCAACATAGTCAACAGGCTTAGTATTAGAATTAGATGGTATAACCGGAAGGAGATGGGACTCAATCCGTAACCTCTACCAACTCACAATCAGTCATTATTCTATGTCATGCATTAGTATCCATGATTGACCAGCTGGAACCATTCCTGGTTTGTTCCATCCTCCCTATGTTAGCTATGGCAGACTTGTTAAGATTAACATGACTGCAATATTCAGCATTATAGCTATTTCGTTGTTGGATAATAGTACAGCGACATTGCTCTAACCTTGTCATGGGCACTTTTATTTGATTATGTACCAACAGCTAGTACTTAGTGACAACAGGTACTTAATCACAGTAATCAATCGATTACGCTATCTCCTTGATTTAACAAATGCTTAAGAAGCAACAATACTAACATAGcatgtatatttaaataatatccAGGGTTGTATTTAAGAAAGTAGTATGCAATGAAGTAGGTAACAATCTCAATGTGTTGCCAATATGTGTCTGCTCAGATACAAATTGTTATAACAATGTGTGAGAGCAATACCTCGAAGATCGACTATGATCTCTGCTTAACTCACTGCAAGCTGAGACACACAGAGGCTGTGCGTCTCTGCTTAACTCACCGCAAGCTGAGATACAGAGGCTGTGTGTCTCTGCTTAATTCACTGCAAGCTGAGACACACAGAGACTGTGTGTATTTTTTAAGAGCAATGTTGCACAAACAATGACACTGTAATCTTGGCTGGACTGTCTTGAGTCCAGTTGCAAGGTAACCTTGACGACTGGAAGGAAGCGTGCCCAACTGCAGAGAGCagtttaaggttggatgtcactCCTTTCAACACTAGTGGACTTTTATTGGAATTAtaccccaacctgttgtttgcaggtcagggGGTCAGGGGGTCAGGGGGTCTAGACCACTAGGCTTCAGCTGCTCTCAATTATAATACAGGTTTTCATAAGAGAATGGAAGTAATAAACAGTATAACTATATTAAACTCTACTGGTTAAAAGCAGCAGCAATGCAGCTTTCCATCTGCCAAGCTGCAAAGAAAGACGACATTCGGTTGCATTCATCAACACTGAGCAGTGTCGCTCCTTCTCCACAGTGAATACTAGTGGAACTGACTAAAGAGATTTGGTGTGGATTGTGGAGCCTTTTCCATAGTCTTATAGCAATAATGACCTGTTGCTTGACCTAACGGAATGCGACTCTGACTGCTTCTACTGCACTAACAATTCCTAAACACTTTTATTACATTATAACAAGTTTATGAAATTTTTACTTCAGCTGCAATTATTAATCCGTCGTTTGTGAGTTTCCCCACCATCGACAGCCTCTTTCAGCaattttatcaaataatatagGACGTGATTATTTGTTGGATCAAAGTTGGTACTCACCTCACTTGCTGAGATTCAGTTTAAACACTCTGTatgcataaataaaaaatttgtgctATTGATCTACTCAACGTTCAACTTACAGGAAAAGGTTGTTGGATTCCATATCTTGGGTGATCAAGCTGGTGAGATAACTCAGGGCTTCAGTGTCGCTATGCGTTGTGGTGCAACGAAGGCTGACTTTGATGCCACTATCGGCATCCATCCTACGTCTGCAGAGGTGAGTGACGATTGGTCACGCTCTTGTTTCATAATTGTTGAAAATTAGTAGGCCATTTGTATCTTATAAAGCATAACTTTTAGATTCATAGATGCCTTTCCGTTGGTCTGGTGCATGCAACCTGCAATTATTTTTCTGCTACCTTTCTCTAGTGGTTTCTATTCACCAATATAATATAAAGAGAACCCTTTctataacatatttattttagtgTTATGGGTGATTATCTTATGTATTTATCACAAGGTATTTTAATTGTGGATCGAATTAAATGAAACACCATGGACCGTGGACTctcaccatacgattttaattcattccagtgttggcatcataggGCAAAGATTTTGTAAAGgtgtatagaaacccatagtgaatatttaatgcaaacatcccaAAATCgtgtaaaaatcatcaaaattttatgtacGGACttgatatattaaaaattagtcacAAAATAATGTGTTAACTTTAGCAACtaaagttacctacagtaactttagtgtatttagtggttatgatct from Watersipora subatra chromosome 2, tzWatSuba1.1, whole genome shotgun sequence encodes:
- the LOC137388599 gene encoding thioredoxin reductase 1, cytoplasmic-like — its product is MPPTGDQLDGSKAAALVKEKIKAHTLMVFSKSYCPYCIRLKELFKTLNLEFEALELDLISGGSEIQHALHELSGQKTVPNVYIKGKHIGGSDDVTALHRDNKLLPLLEESHDFQYDVIVIGGGSGGLSAAKEAAALGRRVAVCDFVKPSPAGTTWGLGGTCVNVGCIPKKLMHHAALLGHHLKDAREYGWNVDSETVKHNWQTLKTAVQDHIGGLNWGYRVQLRDNNVKYLNAYAQFLSSNTVKTVNKRGKEEVITAQKFIIATGLRPRILDIPGSEFVITSDDLFSLSYCPGKTLCVGASYISLECGGFLAGIGLDVTVMVRSILLRGFDQQCAELIGKYMGNNGVKFQRHCVPTKIEKLKSSTEDTPGLYRVTSKSTDGNEHVEEYNTILMAIGREACTDDLGLETVGVLLDSKSKKLIGSEAEQTNIAHVYGIGDVLQDKPELTPVAIQAGRLLSRRLFGGQKELTDYSNIATTVFTPLEYGCIGLSEEEALAKYGAEDLEVYHSHFTPLEWTVPHREENACYAKLICVKSLKEKVVGFHILGDQAGEITQGFSVAMRCGATKADFDATIGIHPTSAEIFTTLDITKSSGKNALKTGC